In Amphiura filiformis chromosome 1, Afil_fr2py, whole genome shotgun sequence, the following are encoded in one genomic region:
- the LOC140136298 gene encoding exosome complex component RRP40-like translates to MATPTEEEHVVVLPGDILTDLLKSEKSSTYRLGPGIRQESERVIACKCGVLRRKEPNVYWIDNHQKRYVAVKGESVLGIVSQRAGDVYRVDIGASVPASLSYLAFDGATKKNRPNVNVGDLIYGKLLVANKDMEPELVCIDSSGRSSGLGVVTGGGFMFKCSLNLCRKVLSPKCPLIRLLGESIPFEIAVGMNGRIWVRAKNIDSTIAAVNAVLNCEFMDDAQIRIMVNRLVNALAGF, encoded by the exons ATGGCGACTCCCACTGAAGAAGAACATGTAGTTGTTTTACCAGGCGATATTCTGACAGATCTCTTAAAATCTGAGAAGTCTTCAACATATCGATTAGGTCCAGGTATTAGGCAAGAATCAGAGCGAGTGATTGCATGTAAATGTGGTGTCCTTAGAAGAAAAGAACCCAATGTATATTGGATTGATAATCACCAAAAACGG TATGTTGCCGTGAAGGGAGAGAGTGTTTTAGGGATAGTAAGCCAGCGAGCAGGTGATGTGTATAGAGTTGACATTGGGGCCAGTGTTCCTGCAAGTTTGTCATATCTGGCATTTGACGGTGCTACAAAGAAAAACAGACCTAATGTCAAT GTAGGAGACTTGATATATGGTAAACTATTAGTAGCCAACAAAGACATGGAACCAGAGCTTGTATGCATAGATAGTAGTGGTAGAAGCAGTGGCCTGGGAGTAGTGACTGGAGGAGGCTTCATGTTCAAATGCTCTCTTAATTTATGTCGCAA AGTCCTATCACCGAAGTGTCCTCTCATCAGACTCCTAGGTGAAAGCATTCCATTTGAGATAGCAGTGGGTATGAATGGAAGGATATGGGTGCGAGCCAAGAACATTGACAGTACTATTGCAGCCGTTAATGCAGTACTGAATTGTGAATTTATGGACGATGCACAGATCAGGATTATGGTGAACAGACTTGTCAACGCATTAGCTGGATtttga